One Defluviitoga tunisiensis genomic window carries:
- a CDS encoding DegV family protein, which translates to MIGLICDSATDTPTEILKKDFVKMVPLKVIINGKEYKDGLEITQKEVIEAMEHSIPQTSLPSREDIFDAYKSLIERGYNEIFVITVPEKLSGTFGLFYSTANEIKKIHPNITIEVVDSNSGSLGAAMIVSKVAEYIEEGKSFDYIREQLDSLINGKSKVFFVVPTLKYLKAGGRIGKVSGTLGEILNVKPIISINEEEEFHEVGRARGMNKAIDKMIDSFLQWVGEKKLEFLAVAKSGEKRETQHYFDYIMSKLEHLNPKKIFTGEISSVALVHLGDGLVGVGGLLK; encoded by the coding sequence TTGATAGGATTAATATGTGATTCGGCAACCGATACCCCTACAGAAATACTTAAAAAGGATTTTGTGAAAATGGTACCTTTAAAGGTTATAATTAATGGCAAAGAATACAAAGATGGTTTGGAAATAACTCAAAAAGAAGTCATAGAAGCGATGGAGCATTCAATTCCTCAAACATCTTTACCTAGTCGAGAAGATATTTTTGATGCTTATAAATCACTTATTGAAAGAGGATATAATGAAATCTTTGTAATAACTGTGCCAGAGAAATTAAGTGGCACTTTTGGATTATTTTATTCAACTGCCAATGAAATAAAAAAAATACATCCAAATATAACGATAGAAGTTGTAGATTCAAATAGTGGTTCTCTAGGAGCAGCTATGATAGTAAGTAAAGTAGCTGAATACATTGAAGAAGGAAAAAGTTTTGATTACATAAGAGAACAATTAGATTCACTAATAAATGGAAAATCAAAAGTATTTTTTGTTGTACCTACCTTGAAATATCTAAAAGCAGGAGGACGAATAGGAAAAGTATCCGGCACGTTGGGAGAGATACTAAATGTTAAACCGATTATTTCTATCAATGAAGAAGAAGAGTTTCATGAAGTAGGAAGGGCAAGAGGAATGAACAAAGCAATCGATAAGATGATTGATTCTTTTCTTCAATGGGTTGGAGAAAAGAAACTTGAATTTTTGGCAGTCGCAAAATCTGGAGAAAAAAGAGAAACTCAGCATTACTTTGATTACATCATGTCAAAATTAGAACACCTTAATCCAAAGAAAATTTTTACAGGAGAAATCTCATCTGTAGCCTTGGTTCATCTAGGTGATGGATTGGTTGGTGTTGGGGGCTTATTAAAATAG
- a CDS encoding 6-phosphofructokinase, whose amino-acid sequence MKRIGVLNVGGDCPGLNAVIRALIVKGAHEDVEIVGVYDGFMGLVEDKMSILAKEHVSGRLPEGGFVLGSSKYDPTANPDDLKKLKDNFSKYQITSLILLTGHTGTNIALKLADEGIPSVIIPATIDNDLNWTDLSIGYLTALQTVSDALDRLHSTASAGHRVIVVEVGGDESGWLAIIGGMVGGADYIITPEVEFVPTQLIDNIKRRYDIGRRFSLVVVEEKVKLPEEIKNIVKDPKIRSYMRPSELVAEYINENFENIECRTVNLDYLQRAGTPTSFDRYLAFKFGFSAIEAVKKGKTNIALGLKGFDVVETPYNKEILKNKEVDIEIYKMAELFF is encoded by the coding sequence GTGAAAAGAATAGGTGTTTTGAATGTGGGTGGGGATTGTCCCGGTCTTAATGCAGTGATAAGGGCGTTAATAGTAAAAGGCGCTCATGAAGATGTGGAAATTGTAGGAGTATACGATGGATTTATGGGATTGGTTGAAGACAAAATGAGTATATTGGCTAAAGAACACGTTTCTGGAAGATTGCCCGAGGGAGGATTTGTTTTAGGTTCTTCTAAGTATGATCCTACTGCTAATCCTGATGATCTCAAGAAACTTAAAGATAATTTTTCAAAGTATCAAATAACATCTTTGATTTTGTTGACGGGTCATACAGGAACTAATATAGCTTTGAAATTAGCAGATGAAGGGATTCCATCAGTTATTATTCCGGCTACAATTGATAATGACCTAAATTGGACCGATTTAAGTATAGGTTATTTGACTGCCCTGCAAACTGTAAGTGATGCTTTAGACAGACTTCATTCTACAGCAAGTGCTGGTCATAGGGTTATTGTAGTTGAAGTTGGCGGTGATGAATCTGGTTGGTTAGCTATTATAGGAGGTATGGTTGGCGGAGCAGATTATATCATAACTCCAGAGGTAGAATTTGTACCTACTCAGTTAATTGACAATATCAAAAGAAGATACGACATAGGTAGAAGATTTTCATTGGTAGTTGTTGAAGAAAAGGTAAAATTACCCGAAGAAATAAAAAACATTGTAAAAGATCCAAAAATAAGGAGCTACATGAGACCTTCTGAACTAGTTGCAGAATATATAAATGAAAATTTTGAAAATATTGAATGTAGGACCGTAAATTTAGATTATTTACAAAGGGCTGGAACTCCTACATCTTTTGATAGATATCTTGCATTTAAGTTTGGATTTAGTGCAATAGAGGCTGTGAAAAAGGGAAAAACCAACATTGCTTTAGGTTTAAAAGGATTTGATGTCGTAGAGACTCCTTACAATAAAGAAATCTTAAAAAATAAAGAGGTTGATATAGAGATATACAAAATGGCAGAATTATTTTTTTAA
- a CDS encoding sodium-translocating pyrophosphatase — MGAVTRLISVISGGIGLIFTIFLVFNVLEKSPGDEKMQKLSKAIQVGAKSFIIAEYRILFIVLALLAVFLWKISSHSMAISFLMGSIFSALAGYFGLSISTRANSRTTYGATKSLKDALTISFNGGAVMGMTVVSLGLIGLGGVFFLFDGNVEIMSGYAMGASFAALFARVGGGIFTKAADIGADLVGKVEANIPEDDPRNPAVIADNVGDNVGDVAGMGADLYESYVGAIFSASVLGGIDYSIKGAIFPFFVASSGLLLSILGIILVNLFIKKSDNVEPQKALDFGTYITSFFQAIAVIVLSKIILGSFKPALIAILGMMVGILIGAVTEYYTSKKPIDDLAKSAPSGPAPLIINGLALGMESTLLPVLFIGISIVLSFKLYGLYGIAIAALGMLSTLGITLSIDAYGPIADNAGGIAQMAKLDPHVREITDKLDTVGNTTAAIGKGFAIGSAALTALALFASYTQEVNISVVDLNHANVFVALLAGAMLPFLFSSLVLKAVGKAANLMVEEVRRQFKEIVGLIDGKAEPNYGKCVKIATSGALKHMVLPSLIAIIAPILTYLLLGKEAVAGMLAGATVCGVMLAIFMANSGGAWDNAKKTIESGELGGKGSLSHKASIVGDTVGDPLKDTAGPSINILIKLMSIVSIVIIPILEVFLS, encoded by the coding sequence ATGGGCGCAGTGACAAGATTAATTTCCGTGATTAGTGGGGGAATAGGCCTTATTTTCACAATCTTTCTAGTTTTTAATGTCTTAGAGAAATCTCCAGGCGACGAAAAAATGCAAAAGTTATCTAAAGCTATCCAAGTTGGCGCAAAATCTTTTATAATTGCAGAATATAGAATTCTTTTTATTGTACTTGCCTTGTTAGCGGTATTTTTATGGAAAATCAGCTCACATTCAATGGCAATTTCTTTTTTAATGGGTTCTATATTTTCAGCATTGGCGGGTTATTTTGGGCTGTCTATTTCTACAAGGGCAAATTCAAGGACTACTTATGGGGCAACTAAAAGCTTGAAAGACGCATTGACTATTTCTTTTAATGGTGGCGCAGTTATGGGTATGACCGTAGTATCACTCGGATTAATAGGATTAGGCGGCGTTTTTTTTCTTTTTGATGGTAATGTTGAGATTATGAGTGGTTATGCGATGGGGGCTTCATTCGCTGCTTTGTTTGCAAGGGTGGGAGGGGGTATTTTTACAAAAGCCGCGGATATTGGCGCAGATTTGGTTGGTAAAGTCGAAGCAAATATTCCTGAAGATGATCCTAGAAATCCAGCAGTTATAGCGGATAATGTTGGGGATAATGTCGGTGATGTTGCGGGTATGGGTGCGGATTTATATGAATCATATGTTGGAGCTATTTTTTCTGCCTCAGTTTTAGGAGGCATTGATTATTCTATTAAAGGAGCAATATTTCCTTTTTTTGTAGCTTCTTCTGGTCTTTTACTTTCTATACTAGGTATTATTTTGGTTAATTTGTTTATTAAGAAATCGGATAATGTAGAACCTCAAAAAGCGCTAGATTTTGGAACGTATATAACCTCTTTTTTTCAAGCAATAGCGGTTATTGTTCTTTCTAAAATAATTTTGGGATCTTTTAAACCCGCTTTGATTGCTATTTTAGGAATGATGGTGGGTATTCTTATTGGGGCGGTAACAGAATATTATACTTCTAAAAAACCTATAGATGATCTTGCTAAAAGCGCTCCGTCAGGGCCTGCACCTTTAATTATTAATGGTTTAGCATTAGGTATGGAATCGACGCTACTTCCGGTTCTTTTTATTGGCATAAGTATTGTTTTATCTTTTAAATTGTATGGATTATATGGAATTGCAATTGCTGCTCTCGGAATGCTTTCAACATTAGGAATTACTCTTTCAATTGATGCATATGGGCCTATTGCCGATAATGCTGGCGGTATTGCCCAAATGGCTAAGTTGGATCCTCATGTCAGAGAGATTACAGATAAATTGGATACAGTAGGGAATACTACCGCGGCTATAGGAAAAGGGTTTGCAATAGGATCAGCTGCATTAACTGCTTTGGCTCTTTTTGCATCCTACACTCAAGAAGTTAATATATCAGTAGTTGATTTAAACCATGCAAATGTTTTTGTGGCATTATTAGCTGGAGCTATGCTTCCTTTCCTTTTTTCGTCTCTAGTTTTGAAAGCTGTTGGTAAGGCTGCAAATTTGATGGTAGAAGAGGTAAGAAGACAGTTTAAAGAGATTGTTGGATTAATAGACGGAAAAGCAGAACCGAATTATGGAAAGTGTGTTAAAATAGCTACTAGTGGAGCATTAAAACATATGGTTTTACCTTCTCTCATAGCTATTATCGCTCCTATACTTACTTATTTATTATTAGGAAAAGAAGCGGTTGCTGGAATGTTAGCTGGTGCCACAGTTTGTGGTGTGATGCTGGCTATTTTTATGGCTAATTCTGGTGGGGCTTGGGATAATGCGAAAAAAACAATTGAGAGTGGAGAGTTAGGGGGAAAAGGTTCTTTATCTCATAAGGCTTCAATAGTTGGAGATACTGTTGGGGATCCTTTAAAAGACACTGCAGGGCCATCTATAAATATTTTGATAAAACTTATGTCAATTGTTTCAATAGTAATAATTCCGATTCTAGAAGTATTTTTAAGTTGA
- the zapA gene encoding cell division protein ZapA translates to MKNYRSVEVNILGKNYRYKVNEPEEVINKILEEIKSEVEDYSRKIGSDKIDYILLLMLLNEKLNTIKTRQEIKDLIAKFSKSLNTTLNPFIETPENNDENKSVSWDEK, encoded by the coding sequence ATGAAAAATTATAGAAGTGTCGAAGTTAATATTTTAGGTAAAAACTACAGGTACAAAGTAAATGAACCTGAAGAAGTTATCAATAAAATTTTAGAAGAAATTAAATCTGAAGTTGAAGATTATTCTAGAAAAATAGGTTCAGATAAAATTGATTACATTTTGTTATTAATGTTACTTAATGAAAAGTTAAATACAATTAAAACTAGGCAAGAAATAAAAGATTTGATTGCTAAATTTAGTAAATCCTTAAATACAACGCTAAATCCATTCATTGAAACACCTGAAAATAACGATGAAAATAAATCAGTGAGCTGGGATGAAAAATGA
- the murI gene encoding glutamate racemase, protein MKIGFFDSGIGGLTVLKKVINNFGNHQYIYLGDSVNVPYGSKPISFLISNLEKILSFFDSLDVDILISACNTTDSIIKKTNFNLENYNFTYISLIENAVEKVEKNDSVLLLATENTVKLGVYKELLTKKGLSKYEEKACPLFVPLIEEGYWYGQMADSVLRYYLRDYKSKYKKVILGCTHYPILEKQIKKYTNSLILDPADSIVDFLEKEVQLSKNRGNIKVTYYITGNVDKFETLSKAFMFDVYYKPTFKKINLSKKRQYSEKSLINTKQ, encoded by the coding sequence ATGAAGATCGGTTTTTTTGATTCGGGTATTGGTGGACTAACTGTTTTAAAAAAGGTTATTAATAATTTTGGAAATCATCAATACATTTATTTAGGAGATAGTGTAAATGTTCCTTACGGTTCTAAACCTATTTCTTTTCTTATTTCTAATTTAGAAAAGATTCTATCTTTTTTTGATTCTTTAGATGTTGATATTCTCATATCTGCTTGTAATACCACAGATTCTATAATCAAAAAAACTAACTTTAATCTAGAAAACTATAATTTTACCTATATAAGTTTGATAGAAAATGCAGTTGAAAAAGTAGAAAAAAACGATTCTGTGCTACTTTTAGCTACTGAAAATACAGTTAAATTAGGGGTATATAAAGAATTATTAACTAAAAAAGGCCTATCAAAATACGAAGAAAAGGCGTGTCCGCTTTTTGTTCCATTAATTGAAGAAGGTTATTGGTATGGTCAAATGGCTGATTCCGTATTAAGATACTATTTGAGAGATTACAAATCCAAATATAAAAAAGTGATTCTTGGATGTACTCATTATCCAATATTAGAAAAGCAAATAAAAAAATATACAAATTCATTAATTTTAGACCCTGCTGATAGCATTGTTGATTTTCTAGAAAAAGAAGTTCAATTAAGCAAAAATAGAGGAAATATAAAAGTTACTTATTATATCACAGGAAATGTTGACAAATTTGAAACCCTTTCGAAAGCATTCATGTTTGATGTTTATTATAAACCCACTTTCAAAAAGATCAATTTGTCCAAAAAAAGACAATATAGCGAAAAAAGTCTTATTAATACCAAACAATAA